In Parasegetibacter sp. NRK P23, one genomic interval encodes:
- a CDS encoding DinB family protein: MRFLIVFILLFASSLFVGAQNNDSLFIASALTKLENSKEYTLKVADLMPEHQYGFRPTKEEMSFGEQLLHICSNLGWLSSSYLSTGNNPVSKKDSNLQNKDSIRKVVVETYDYAIAVLTGFSATNLSDTVKFFAGPMSKLQIINLLSDHQTHHRGQLLVYLRLCGLTPPKYVGW, from the coding sequence CTTACTGTTTGCTTCTTCTTTATTTGTGGGCGCTCAAAATAATGATTCTTTATTTATCGCTTCAGCATTGACGAAGTTGGAAAATTCTAAAGAATATACGTTAAAGGTAGCTGATCTCATGCCTGAACATCAATACGGTTTCCGGCCGACGAAAGAGGAAATGAGTTTTGGGGAGCAACTTTTACATATTTGCTCAAACCTAGGTTGGTTGAGTTCATCTTATTTATCGACAGGCAATAATCCTGTATCAAAGAAAGATAGCAATCTTCAAAACAAGGACAGTATTCGGAAGGTTGTGGTTGAGACGTATGATTATGCTATTGCTGTTTTGACTGGTTTTTCAGCTACTAATCTTTCTGACACAGTAAAATTCTTTGCGGGGCCAATGAGCAAGCTTCAGATAATTAATCTTTTAAGCGATCATCAGACGCATCATAGAGGTCAGTTGCTTGTTTATTTGCGGCTTTGTGGTTTGACACCTCCAAAGTATGTTGGCTGGTGA